In Miscanthus floridulus cultivar M001 chromosome 19, ASM1932011v1, whole genome shotgun sequence, the DNA window AGGCTAACTAACAATATTAGGACGAAAAGTTCTACTGATATGTCTTTTCGTTAAGAAGACAACCTTTCAAGCTTCTGCAGGCCTTCCTGCATGTCTTACCCTAAGAGGGGGGCATTGATTCATTTAGATCTTACTTTTGATGGCAATGCTCCTTATGGTGACTTAAATTTGAGGGCTTTCTAGAGTTCATATACAAACACAATGGGTGAAGATTTTTCTTAAGAACATCAAGTTATTAGGGTTTATTTTGTGAGTTGATTAGATAATTAGAATGATGTTGGCAACTCATACTTAATGTTTTAATCATCTCCAGGACCGAAAACGTGAAGCTGTAGTTTTGGAGCATCAAAGGAAAGTTCAGGAAGCCATGAAAGCAAAGGCAAGAGTGCCTGATGAGATGGAGATGAAGGCCATAAAAACGATGGGAGCTATGGAGGAAGGAGATGCAGTATTTGGTGCCGGTGCTGAAGTGAACCTTGATTCACAGgtttggatgattttcctttgaTCCCATTGCGTTTTTAGCATGGTAACATGATGATAGTTGTATATCTATATTTTCCAATATTCTGCCTTGATACTGGATTAGCGAGAGAGTTCTCAGAATTCAACTAGGATATGGCGTGACTGTGACACTTTTTTAGTGTTGATCCAGAAGGACCGATGGTTATCTTGCTATAATCTGGACCATAGATAACACACCTTAAGCTACACCAAAATTTTCAAATAATCTATTGACTCATGTAATTGTAATTGAGTATATTTTGACAGTTTAATATAGGGGTAATGCCATATTTGAGTTCGATACCATGGGTGGTAACAAGTTTTACACACAAGAAGCGTGATTTAGCAACTTTGGTGCATCCTACCGCATATGAACTCAGCTGGTTTCTGATGGCATATGCTTGTTCAATATGCTCGCAGGTGTACTGGTGGCACGACAAGTATCGACCAAGAAAGCCCAAGTACTTCAATCGGGTGGACACTGGATATGAATGGAATAAATACAACCAGACTCATTATGACCATGATAACCCACTGCCTAAAATTGTTCAAGGCTACAAGTTCAATATATTTTACCCTGATCTTGTGGATAAATCAAAAGCACCAACGTACAGTATAGAGAAAGATGGAAGATCATcatatttgaattatatatatatatatatatatatatatatatatatatatatatatatatatatatagagagagagagagagagagagagagagctactaTACCGTGGCTAGCTACAAAATCACCGTGCGTCCAGCGCTCCACCCAACAGGATCCGGCTAATCCCCTTGGCGCTAGCGTCTTTGGTCCCATCCAATTAAGCCAGCAATTAATTCTGCTAATTAGTCGCTGGTTTCCTTTTGCACCCGCATAAACCATATGGCACAGAAAAACTCGCAAAAAGAAACATATCGGAGGCGCGGCGGCTGCGTCCTGCCAGCGACACCTTCCTCTTCGCGGCGGCAGCCTCACCTGTTACAGCTGGATGGCGATGGCCACAGTGACTCCAGGCCAACCATGTCTGCAGTTTGCACGGTGGTGACGGCGCGCCTTTCTGCTCATGGATGGGCGACAGCGCAGCCCATCGCGCGGATGCCCCTGGCGGCGATGCGGCTCGCGTCCGCGCCCACGGCGACCCTCGGCTGTGACGTGGCCCGCCCCGCGTGGATCGCAGCCCCGGCGGTTGCGCAGCCCGCGGCGGGCAGATGGTGCCCTTCGGCAATCTGGATTCTCTGACTTTCTTCAGAAAAGTCACAAGTGACTTTCTCTATGCCTGATGTCGTCCATTTGCGAGCCAACGGTGGCTGCGCATCTCAGCCTCCCACTCCCAGCCTGCCCAGCCCAAACGTTCACACCAGCCCATATAAGGCCCATTTCGTGGTCGAGGAAGGTCATGCAGTTTACAGACCAGTGTAAACGTAGGCAGTTTAGTGCATACGAAAATATTTTTAACGGTTCCATTCTAATAAATAAATTCCATCAATGGTGACCACTACAGCATATAAATGTTTGCCTTTAGCCAGAGAACTATCGAGGCTAAATACCAAAATAATATCCATTAAAGCAATCCATTAGCACACAGGTGCTCAACTGTCATCCCAAAAGAACAAAATGTCTAATATATGAGAGCAGCAACTAAATTAAACACCTAAAAGAAGTTCTTGAACGGCATGTCATCAATTTCACTAGGACCCTGCAAAGGCAAATGATAAATTAGAAAAGCAAAGAGAAATAATAACACTAGCTCTACAAAATTTAAGAGGAGCAATAGAAGTACCGTCATCAAATCTGTGAAGCTAGTGAATGCAAAGGAATTCTGGGCTTCATGAGTACTGTCCAATAACACTTGAGTTTGTGCATCACCATCATTCTGGGCTTCATGAGTATTGTCCACCAACACTTGAGTTTGTACATCGCCACCATTCGCTTCATGCTGCATAAAACATACGTCTTGTTTTTTTAGCAAGAAGTAATAAACTACGACACTATATTGCAAGTTTTCAGCAACATACATTAGAAATATCTGGCACTTTCTTTTTGTACTTTCGTGTCTTGTCAAGCCAACTTCTATGCCGCTTTGAACTTCTTGGTTGAACCTCCTTTTTCTTAAAGCGGGCAGCACTAAGCAATTCTTCAGCTTGTTCAACGTTAGGCTGGACATTATATGTATCACACGAGATACCTGTAGATGCACTGAATTTGTCATGTAGTTGTTTACCAAGGCAATCAAGTGCATTGTCAACCAAAATGCAACATTCTGGACCGCTTGCAGCTGGATATGCCAAATTCAGGAACTTTTTAGAAAGAAATTTGTAGCGAAGCATAGCATCTAATTTCGGATCTTCAATTATGCTCCTTCCTGTGTTGTCTTGGATAGGTCCATACTTTGCTTCCCTTGTCCAACGCTTCAGCACATAATGGTCAGGCAAGAACTTGATGTTCATCAAGTCAAGAACTTTCAAAGCATGGCTGCACAATACACCGGTCCTTGCAAACTGCCCACAATTACAAGAAGCCGTTTGCTCTGAGGGATCACCAACAACTACACGTTCTATTTCAAAACTTAAATCACCATCAGACCTCACAATTGCTACAGCATATGTGTTATTTTCTTTCAATTTTCTAGCACACACAGCCATGGATCTTTCATATTTAGCCTGGAATGCTTCAAATATTGGGGGAGTGTAAAGTTTGCTAGCTTGCACTAACATAGGTGTCCTCATTCTTAATCTAGGTAGTTTTTTCTGGCTTCAAAATCTTCTTCTAATTCCTTATTTCTTTTTCCTTGCACTGCCCTCTCAAAATGCTTTAGGAATCGAATGATGTCAAAATCtgatttcagatggtcttttaaATCACTGTTGAAACTCTCACTTAATTGTGTGCTTCTCATTCCCAATGTGAAAACCTCCCTCATGTGACATTCGGCCCATTTTTCCTTTAACTTGCAGATGCTATCGAGCCAAGATGCCTTCTTCTTCTCCACCTTATTTCTCATAATGTTAAATGCTTCTTCGAAGGCCGACTTGTCCTCAATGTTATACATGCAAAAACTAAAATCTGAAAGAATATGAGATTCTTCATCCTCTTCCTTTTTTTATTACACAAGTGCTTGACAGCATTTTGCATTATGTGATAGGTGCACAATCCATGCCATGCTTCTGTGAATACAACTTGGATAGCATTTCCCATTGCTGTATCTTGGTCAGTAAATATAGTTCTAGGTTGTTTTTCATTGTGTGCGGTTAGAAATGCCTTAAATAGCCATGTAAAAGAGGCACATGTTTCATCAAATAGAAGGGCAGCTCCAAAAATGACAATCTCCCTAAATTGATTGAAGCCAACAAATACACCGAAAGGCATGTATTCTTTGTTTGTGCCAAAAGTAGTGTCGAATGTCACCACATCACCAAAATGAGCATAATCAACTAACATCTTAGCATCTGCCCAAAATATATTGGTTATGTGTTCTTCCGCGTCCAATTGCATAGCATAGTGGAAAGAAGGGTTCTCAGACATCTTGTCTTGGAAATACTTTAACATGCTTCCTACCTGACCATATGCCAACTCCCTTTGGCGCCTACCCTGCAAGTATTTTTTGTGATCACGACAAGTATAGCTAAGATTCATTCGTCCTCCAACTTGGCGACTAGCCAACTCATGTGCAGCTTTTGGCCAAATTCCAGAATCATCAGCTGTCTCAATTTCAAAAGCTTGCACTTCTGAAATTTTTCTCTGCGATGTCATCAAATGGAAGGTTTGAGGCAAGTGGAGCACATGATTGTGTTCAAGAATCAGATCAAACACTTCATAATTCCCTGTCACTCGATCCAATGTAATACCCATACGAACTGGACAACATGTTCTTGTTTCAGCTCGAGGATTTTTTGTGACATGATCTCTCCTATCTCGTGCTCGACAACCTTCCTTGGCACACACATATCTACACGAAGTTACCCTTTTATCACATTTGCTTTCATTTGCGTACCGTTTTCTGACCTCAAAACCTGCATGACCCCCATAATCTACCCAAAATGACCAAGCATCATCCAAGTTTCTGAAAATCTGACCAATACAAGGTACCCAAATTGGAGTTGCATTCTCTCTGTGTGAAACAAATACATGGTCATTGCTACAATCTGGAAGTAAACAGAGGGGGAAAAATCGAATGTAAGCATAACTTACTCGATGGGTTGCGCCATTAGTATCACAGGAAGGATGAGCAAAATGAGACGCCGATCATCACCCAGTTCACAACTCGCCACGATGTGGGCCT includes these proteins:
- the LOC136528631 gene encoding splicing factor Cactin-like, which gives rise to MRSGTAKVVEYWESILKQRYASGSANANLFIPLYKFILTKNACLREIHASILRKHLHRLEHPGAVEQDVESEKEDDNKLEDEMHEDEDDKRYSPEPIPQHTENQFEEEDGSFSPQLMHGNEDEDAIDPEEDKAELDRKREAVVLEHQRKVQEAMKAKARVPDEMEMKAIKTMGAMEEGDAVFGAGAEVNLDSQVYWWHDKYRPRKPKYFNRVDTGYEWNKYNQTHYDHDNPLPKIVQGYKFNIFYPDLVDKSKAPTYSIEKDGRSSYLNYIYIYIYIYIYIYIYIYI